Proteins encoded in a region of the Antedon mediterranea chromosome 2, ecAntMedi1.1, whole genome shotgun sequence genome:
- the LOC140040091 gene encoding histone H4, which produces MSGRGKGGKGLGKGGAKRHRKVLRDNIQGITKPAIRRLARRGGVKRISGLIYEETRGVLKVFLENVIRDAVTYTEHAKRKTVTAMDVVYALKRQGRTLYGFGG; this is translated from the exons ATGTCGGGACGTGGTAAAGGAGGCAAAGGGCTTGGAAAGGGAGGTGCCAAACGGCATCGTAAAGTACTGCGTGACAATATCCAAGGTATAACCAAGCCAGCTATTCGTCGCTTAGCCCGCAGGGGAGGTGTGAAACGAATCTCTGGACTGATATACGAGGAAACAAGAGGCGTCCTGAAG GTATTTCTGGAGAACGTTATCCGTGATGCAGTTACGTACACCGAACACGCAAAACGTAAAACAGTCACCGCCATGGATGTGGTATACGCTCTGAAGCGTCAAGGAAGAACGCTATACGGTTTTGGCGGATAG
- the LOC140040088 gene encoding uncharacterized protein produces the protein MEEDKSFSISPQSTQIGSTSSTSSTDEKRHATQIFLDLEKEPKTNSITESIREQLTEQEIRDLRFVFNTFTTKERRLIEANDLYRAMRVLGFKIKKRTIENALIDMGAQETRCIGFEQFLELVVHYQGESRDIYDEIMQGFKLMDTEKRGFLTHDDIKRACDDCGLKLNDKAIKEMLQEADQTGSSTVTAQEFMDIMVQTQSFQSLI, from the exons ATGGAAGAAGACAAATCATTCAGCATTTCTCCTCAAAGTACCCAGATTGGCTCAACAAGTTCTACGTCATCGACTGATGAAAAACGTCACGCGACTCAGATTTTTCTGGACTTGGAAAAGGAACCAAAAACGAACAGTATAACCGAATCGATACGAGAACAGCTCACAGAACAGGAGATACGAGATCTACGATTTGTATTTAACACATTCACAACTAAAGAGCGAAG GCTCATCGAAGCAAACGATCTGTACCGAGCTATGCGTGTACTAGGTTTCAAAATCAAAAAGAGGACAATCGAGAACGCATTGATCGATATGGGAGCTCAAGAAACGAG ATGTATAGGATTTGAACAGTTTTTGGAGCTAGTTGTACATTACCAAGGTGAAAGCAGAGATATATACGATGAGATAATGCAG GGTTTTAAGTTAATGGACACTg AAAAACGTGGATTTCTTACACACGACGACATTAAAAGAGCCTGTGATGACTGCGGACTTAAGTTAAACGACAAGGCCATTAAGGAGATGTTACAAGAAGCAGACCAGACGGGAAGTTCAACGGTCACAGCTCAGGAATTTATGGACATAATGGTGCAAACACAGTCTTTCCAAAGTTTAATATAG